CAACCGTTTTAGCTTCCTTAATCCATCTTAACATGGCTTCAGAAAAAATATTCTGAAATTTACGCTTATTAGTTAGCATTTCATCTACTTCAGATCGGAGAGAAGGGTTTTCCTTTAACAAAATCGGGATAAATGTTTTTAAAACCTTTTCAGCATCATATTCATTAAAAGCTGATGTTGCATTGATAGAGGGAATATGATTATCCATATCTGCGCTCAATTTTTGATACGCGGATAATGTTTGAGCATGTCTTAACTGCATTCCTGTATAAATAGAATCAAACATAATGCTTATTCGATTTAGGTAAGTAGCCAAAATTTGAGCCTGTTTTTTGCCTAAATCTGATAGCTGATCATAATTTT
This genomic window from Desulfobacterales bacterium contains:
- a CDS encoding histidine phosphatase family protein, with protein sequence MSIIYMIRHAQASFGSQNYDQLSDLGKKQAQILATYLNRISIMFDSIYTGMQLRHAQTLSAYQKLSADMDNHIPSINATSAFNEYDAEKVLKTFIPILLKENPSLRSEVDEMLTNKRKFQNIFSEAMLRWIKEAKTVADLESWETFSDRVYKGIKTIMLSEGRDKKIAVFTSGGAISATIQKSLNLSNNDTLMLSWQIVNTSITRFKFRDNRLILFGFNDFNHLEIDNEEKLITYR